TCTGCCCTTGCGACGAACCTGGACACGCCAGCGGCCGGATTTCTGTCTGCGGATCGAAGCCATTTTTCGGGTGCAAAACGGGTGCAATGAGATGTCGAAAAGGCGCGAAAAACGTCGTGGAGTAGCGTAGAAAAGTGCACCCGAATTCGCTCGAGTGCACTGATTTATAGAGGAAAAAGCTTGATAAATCAAGCACGTAGATTGTCCATTGCACCCATGATGGACTGGACCGATCGGCACTGCCGGGCGTTCCATCGCGCCCTGTCGGGCCGGGCCCTGCTCTATACGGAGATGGTGACCTCGCCGGCCGTGGTGCACGGCGATCGCGAGCGGCTGCTGGGCTTCGACAAGGTCGAGCATCCGGTGGCCCTGCAGCTGGGCGGATCGGACCCGGCCCAGCTGGCCGAGGCTGCGAAGATCGGCGAGGCCTTTGGATACGACGAGATCAATCTGAACGTCGGCTGCCCGTCGGACCGGGTGCAGTCGGGCCGGTTCGGCGCGTGTCTGATGCGCGAGCCCGAGCTGGTCGCCGACTGTATGGCCGCGATCAGGGAGGCCGTCCGGGTCCCGGCCACCGTCAAATGCCGCATCGGGGTCGACGATCAGGATCCGGCAACGAGCCTGTTCGCCACGGTCGACGCCTCGGCCGCCGTCGGGATCACGACCTTCATCGTCCACGCCCGCAAGGCCTGGCTGAAGGGTCTGTCGCCCAAGGAAAACCGCGACGTGCCGCCGCTGGACTATGAGCTGGTGCGCCGGCTGAAGCGGGAGCGGCCGCATCTGACCATCTGCATCAACGGCGGGATCGCCTCGCTGGAGGCCGCCGAGGCGCATCTGGACGCCTCAGACGGGGTGCAGCTGGATGGCGTCATGCTGGGCCGCGCCGCCTATCACGAGCCGGCCCTGCTGGGTCAGGTCGACCGGCGGTTCTTCGGGGCGGAGACACCCGACGTCGATCCGTTCGAGGCCATCGCTCACTACAGGCCCTATCTGGCCGCGCGGCTGGAGGAGGGCGTGCATCTGCCGGCCATGACGCGGCATATGCTGGGGCTGATGCACGGCCGTCGCGGCGCGCGCGCCTTCCGCCGCATCCTGACGGTCGACTCCATCGCCAAGGGCGCCGGCATCGAGGTCGTCGACCGCGCCGTCGAGGCCGTCCGCGAGGCCGAAAAGGCCTTCGAAATCAGCCAGTTTGAGGATCGTCCCAGCGATAGGGCCGCCTGATGCGGCACAGACCGCAGGGAACGTCCATCGGGTGAATCCATTAGAAGGCGAGCCCCTCCCCCGGCCGTTCCTTCGGAGTTCCCCCATGACCCGCCTGACCAGCCTGTTCGCCGCGACGGGCCTCGCCGCCCTCGCCCTCGCCTCGACGGCCTCGGCCCAGGACGGCCGCTTCGCCGTCGGCGGGCAGTTGGGTACGCCGGGCGGCGGCGTCTCGGTCCTCTATTCCCTATCGCCGAACTTCGTGGTGCGTGGGTCTTATGACGCCCTGAAGTTCGACCGCGACGACAGCTATGACGACATCGACTACAACGCCCAGCTGGACTTCTCCTCGCCGGGCGCCTTCATCGACTGGCACCCGACGGGCAATGCCTTCTTCGTCTCGGCCGGGGCCTTTTTCGGCGCCCGCGACGTCAATCTGGACGCCACCCCGACGACCAACACCAATATCGGCGGCACGGTCTTCACCCCGGCCCAGATCGGCAATCTGACCGGCAAGATCGAGCTGGAGAGCACCGCGCCCTTTGTCGGCATCGGCTATGACAACACCTTCACGTCGCCGGGCCACTGGGGCTTTCGCCTGCTGGCCGGGGCGGCGTTCGGCGATGAGCCGCAGGTCGATCTGAACGCCAGCGGCGGGACCCTGTCGAACGACCCGACCTTCCAGGCGCAGCTGGCGCAGGAAGAGGCCGACATTCAGGACGACGCCGACAACTTCAAGGTCCTGCCCGTGGTGCAGGTGGGCGTGACCTACCGCTTCTAGGCGCGGAGCGTCAGGGTCTCAGCGTCAGGCCGGCGGGGGTGGCCTCGAAGCCGGACAGCCGGCCGAGATAGCTCATGCCCAGCAGGGACTGGCTGAGGCCGTTCTCGACCACCAGGGCCTGGACCTGACGGACCTCGGCGCCGGCGATGGCGACGGACTTGAGCTCGACCGCGGCGGCGCGGGCCGGACCGGAGGCGGTCTGGACCGTGCGGGTGAAATCATCCGGAGTCAGACGAAGCCCCAGGCGCAGGGCGTCCTCGCGGGTCAGGGCCACGACGCTGGCGCCGGTGTCGACCAGGACGCGGACGGCGCGGCCGTCGATTTCGGC
The genomic region above belongs to Brevundimonas goettingensis and contains:
- the dusA gene encoding tRNA dihydrouridine(20/20a) synthase DusA; this translates as MMDWTDRHCRAFHRALSGRALLYTEMVTSPAVVHGDRERLLGFDKVEHPVALQLGGSDPAQLAEAAKIGEAFGYDEINLNVGCPSDRVQSGRFGACLMREPELVADCMAAIREAVRVPATVKCRIGVDDQDPATSLFATVDASAAVGITTFIVHARKAWLKGLSPKENRDVPPLDYELVRRLKRERPHLTICINGGIASLEAAEAHLDASDGVQLDGVMLGRAAYHEPALLGQVDRRFFGAETPDVDPFEAIAHYRPYLAARLEEGVHLPAMTRHMLGLMHGRRGARAFRRILTVDSIAKGAGIEVVDRAVEAVREAEKAFEISQFEDRPSDRAA
- a CDS encoding TIGR02281 family clan AA aspartic protease, yielding MIRFDFQTVAVMVMATASSLSVAFWLNHADARGQAHAETAAVIPAVNAPAHHSSSSAAQVLKAADGHYWAEAEIDGRAVRVLVDTGASVVALTREDALRLGLRLTPDDFTRTVQTASGPARAAAVELKSVAIAGAEVRQVQALVVENGLSQSLLGMSYLGRLSGFEATPAGLTLRP